A stretch of Lathyrus oleraceus cultivar Zhongwan6 chromosome 6, CAAS_Psat_ZW6_1.0, whole genome shotgun sequence DNA encodes these proteins:
- the LOC127093602 gene encoding 3-ketoacyl-CoA synthase 20 — MEEQQNHSSRTFSFERRKLPNFLISVKLKYVKLGYHYLISNAMYLILIPLLGVTSAHLSTISIKDLIQLYETLKFNFLSMTLCSSLVVFLATLYFMSRPRGVYLVDFACYKPQQDLTCTREVFVEKSNLTKAFTEENLLFQKKILERSGLGQKTYLPKAILRVPPNPCMAEARKEAEEVMFGAIDEVLEKTGVKAKDIGILVVNCSLFNPTPSLSAMIVNHYNLRGNVLSYNLGGMGCSAGLISIDLAKQLLQVHPNSYALVVSMENITLNWYFGNNRSMLVSNCLFRMGGAAILLSNKPSDRGRAKYQLVHTVRTHKGADDKSYGCVFQEEDETKRVGVALSKDLMAVAGEALKTNITTLGPLVLPMSEQLLFFVTLVARKIFKMKIKPYIPDFKLAFEHFCIHAGGRAVLDELEKNLDLSDWHMEPSRMTLYRFGNTSSSSLWYELAYTEAKGRIRKGDRTWQIAFGSGFKCNSAVWKALKTINPAKEKSPWIDEIHEFPVHVPKVSKVIES, encoded by the exons ATGGAAGAACAACAGAATCATTCTTCTAGAACCTTTTCTTTCGAAAGAAGAAAACTTCCCAACTTTTTAATATCTGTGAAGCTTAAATATGTGAAACTTGGTTACCACTATTTAATTTCCAATGCTATGTACTTAATTTTAATACCTCTCTTAGGAGTAACTTCAGCTCATTTATCAACTATTTCGATCAAAGATTTAATCCAACTCTATGAAACTCTCAAGTTCAACTTTCTTTCAATGACACTATGTTCAAGTTTAGTAGTATTTCTCGCAACGCTTTACTTCATGTCACGTCCAAGAGGCGTATACTTGGTTGATTTTGCATGTTATAAACCGCAACAAGATTTAACTTGCACACGAGAAGTTTTTGTCGAGAAATCGAATTTAACAAAAGCTTTTACAGAAGAGAATCTTTTGTTTCAGAAGAAGATACTTGAGAGATCAGGTTTAGGGCAAAAGACATATTTGCCAAAAGCAATATTGAGGGTCCCACCAAATCCTTGTATGGCTGAAGCAAGGAAAGAAGCTGAAGAGGTTATGTTTGGTGCTATTGATGAAGTGCTTGAGAAAACTGGTGTGAAGGCTAAGGATATCGGAATTTTGGTTGTGAATTGTAGCTTGTTTAATCCAACACCTTCTTTGTCTGCTATGATTGTGAATCATTATAATTTGAGAGGGAATGTTCTAAGCTATAATCTCGGTGGTATGGGCTGTAGTGCCGGACTTATCTCTATCGATCTTGCCAAACAACTTCTTCAG GTACATCCAAACTCATATGCCTTAGTAGTGAGCATGGAGAACATAACCCTAAACTGGTATTTCGGCAACAACAGATCAATGTTAGTCTCAAACTGTCTCTTCAGAATGGGAGGAGCAGCAATCCTCCTCTCCAACAAACCCTCTGACCGCGGTCGAGCGAAATACCAACTAGTCCACACGGTCCGAACGCACAAAGGCGCGGACGACAAATCCTACGGCTGCGTCTTTCAAGAAGAAGACGAAACGAAAAGAGTCGGTGTCGCACTCTCAAAAGACCTAATGGCTGTCGCCGGAGAAGCACTCAAAACAAACATCACAACATTGGGACCATTAGTCCTTCCCATGTCAGAACAGCTCTTATTTTTCGTGACGCTGGTTGCGCGGAAAATCTTCAAGATGAAAATAAAACCCTACATTCCCGATTTTAAACTAGCTTTTGAGCATTTTTGTATTCATGCTGGAGGAAGGGCGGTTTTGGATGAACTTGAAAAGAATCTTGACCTAAGTGATTGGCATATGGAACCATCAAGGATGACACTTTATAGATTTGGCAACACTTCTAGTAGTTCTTTATGGTATGAATTGGCTTATACAGAAGCTAAAGGGAGGATCAGAAAAGGTGATAGAACATGGCAAATTGCATTTGGTTCTGGATTTAAGTGTAACAGTGCTGTTTGGAAAGCTTTGAAGACTATTAATCCTGCTAAGGAAAAGAGTCCTTGGATTGATGAGATTCATGAGTTTCCTGTTCATGTGCCTAAAGTGTCAAAAGTTATTGAGTCTTAA
- the LOC127093603 gene encoding uncharacterized protein LOC127093603: MLKKAGKDIPTKSGTKTNPKSQKEVPGQMLDKASKEIPTTSGTKSQIMMRLEKMVEESDIMHGAIRSVDMDEGVFGIAHSELIAKEDMQQLFEHEELGIAVIHTYIWYMYDTLMRGTELCNRFNFIAASRINTTFITKNPTSVMNELVDRFMVAGDNTTPSLYFLPFNSGNGLDFLSNNFILIYVYLLRRKFSCI, from the exons atgttgaaaaaagctggtaaggatattccaacgaagtccgggacaaaaacaaatcctaaatctcaaaaagag gttcccggtcaaatgttggacaaagctagtaaggaaattccaacgacgtccgggacaaaatctcaaattatgatgcgtcttgagaaaatggtggaagagtcagatattatgcacggcgccatccgtagtgtagatatggatgaaggtgttttcggaattgctcattccgaattaattgcaaaggaggacatgcaacaactttttgaacacgaagaattgggcatcgctgtcattcatacatacatatg gtatatgtatgacacattgatgcggggaactgaattgtgtaaccgattcaattttattgctgcttcccgtatcaacacaacgtttataacgaaaaatccaacatccgtaatgaatgaactagtcgatagattcatggtggccggcgataatactacacccagtttgtattttttaccgtttaattctggcaacgggttagattttctttctaataatttcattctaatctatgtatatcttttacgtagaaaattttcatgcatctaa